The following coding sequences lie in one Bicyclus anynana chromosome 21, ilBicAnyn1.1, whole genome shotgun sequence genomic window:
- the LOC128199282 gene encoding uncharacterized protein LOC128199282, which translates to MTACKKMSCIRKQNLNSEDGSNHQKASAPVPSACRLTASPGPSANVALTQNTPQASNTSRNVSQEIKCRGDKNTPPKDTCHAIKRHLSAAWRGANNLWKTNDPYNWQLLKSVAMFTLGFKLFSDLHKHMNMNKTVCY; encoded by the exons ATGACCGCCTGCAAGAAGATGTCGTGCATTCGTAAACAGAACCTGAACAGCGAGGATGGCAGCAACCACCAGAAGGCGTCAGCTCCTGTACCCTCGGCGTGCAGACTTACTGCCTCACCCGGACCTTCGGCTAATGTGGCCCTAACCCAGAACACTCCACAAGCATCGAATACTTCAAGAAATGTGTcacaagaaattaaatgtcgAGGAGACAAGAACACACCACCTAAAgat ACGTGTCATGCAATAAAACGACACCTGTCCGCCGCGTGGAGAGGCGCCAACAATCTGTGGAAGACCAACGACCCATACAACTGGCAACTGCTGAAGAGTGTTGCCATGTTCACTCTGGGCTTCAAACTGTTCAGTGATTTGCACAAACACATGAATATGAACAAAActgtttgttattaa